The nucleotide sequence CTCATTATATGGATTTACCTGGTTTGTCAGTACTTATCGGCGGCATGTGGATCATGAATTTATCGTACTGGGGCTTTAACCAATACATTATTCAGCGCACATTAGCCGCAAAAAGTGTGCAAGAGGCACAAAAAGGTATTGTGTTTGCAGCATTCTTAAAGCTACTAATGCCGCTTATTGTGGTGCTACCGGGCATTGCCGCTGTCCTTATCGTGCCGGATTTAGGCAAAGCTGATCAAGCCTACCCAAGCCTTATGACGCTAATGCCTGTAGGGCTGAAAGGCGTTATTTTTGCCGCGTTAGTCGCCGCCATTGTTTCGTCATTAGCCTCAATGACAAACAGTGTATCCACCATTTTTACTATGGACTTATATAAAGATAAGCGGCCTGACGAATCACAACAGCATTATGTCACGGTAGGGCGTATCGTGAGCTTCGTTGCACTTGCTATTGCGATGGTTGTGGCTAAGCCATTGCTTGGAAATTTTGATCAAGCTTTTCAATATATACAAGAGTTTACGGGCTTCTTTACACCCGGAATCTGTGCACTATTCGTGTTGGGTATGTTTTGGAAGAAAACCACAGCGAATGGCGGGTTATCAGCAGCATTGGGCTCGTTCATTTTAAGTTTGGTCTTTTGGCAGTTTTGGCCTGCGCTACCCTTTATCGATCGCGTCGGTATCGTCTTTCTTCTTTGTACAGCACTGGCGATTGTGGTGTCTCTAGTGGAGAAAAAAGGCGAGAGTGTTAGTGCAGTGCAACTGCATGATGTTGAATTTAAAACGACCTCAAGTTTTAACGTTGCGTCTGCAGCTGTAATTATCCTAACAGCCGCATTTTATATTGCTTGGTGGTAAGCAAAAACTAGGCTGAAGGTCAGCTGATACTTACGTTAAATGTTGTTAGCTTTATGGGTAAAGTTAAGGTACGCGAAAAACTCTCTTTTTCGCGTACAAAATACGATATACTAATCGGCTATTATCGATGAACTTTAGTGCTTGTTGCTGTCATAGCTTTTAGAAGCTGACGGCTGCAAGCCAACAATTACGTTACAGGAGACATCAATGGCAACGAAAGGCGTTAATAAGGTTATTCTTGTCGGAAACCTTGGCAATGATCCTGAAGTAAGATACATGCCAAACGGAAACGCCGTTGCGAACTTAAGCCTTGCCACCAGTGAAAGCTGGAAGGACCAACAGGGTCAGGTTCAAGAACGCACTGAGTGGCACCGTCTTACCATGTACCGTCGCTTAGCAGAAATTGCCGGAGAGTACCTGAAAAAGGGCTCGCAAATTTACGTTGAAGGTAAACTTCAAACCCGTAAATGGCAAGATCAACAAGGGCAAGATCGCTATACTACAGAAATTATTGTCGACCAAATGCAAATGCTTGGCGGCCGTGGTGGAGAAGCTGGTGGCGGCAGCGGTGGTTATCAGCGTCAGCAGAGCAATCAAGGTGGTGGTTACAACCAAAACCAAGGTGGTGGATATAATCAGCCTGCTCCACAAGGCGCTCCGCAAGGTGGTCAACAAGGCGGATATAATCAAGCGCCACAAGGTGGCGGTCAGTCGCAGCCTAAAACACCGCCAATGGCAGAGCCAGACTTTGATTTTGACGATGACATTCCGTTCTAAATCAAGTCAGCACAAGCCATATTGATGAAAGCCGCTTTTATGCGGCTTTTTTATTGTCTTTTTATAGCTAAGTCTGTTATCAAGAAGAGTGATGAATACGTTTTCCCTCTAAATGTTAAATTTAACGCGCTTTCTGTTCGTTTAATTACTTAAGCTTATTTATTAAAATTCATTTAAATAATGGGCTTGTGCTTGTATGTTGTGGGATGCAGGGTAATATAAAAGCATCTAATAATTCACAAAGTATTAGCATTAAAATGAAAACGTTATCCCTACTACTTGTTGCCACCACAATAGTCAGTGGCGCCACCTTTGCTGCCCAAACTCTATATAAAGATTATCCCGCAGATGTTATGCCTGAACTGAGTGAATCCGGTGAATTCCCAGTTGGCGTTACCACAATGGAAGTGACCTACCCTGAGGCCGCGATGACCATGGAAGGTAAAATGGAAACCCGGGGACTTACGTTAGAAGTCTGGTATCCCGCGCAGAAAGCTACCGAGAACACGTTGTATTCTGATGAAACACGCAGTGGCCAAGTATTTGAAATTCAGGCTGATGCTTCTCGTGATGTTGCAATAGCGGAGTCTGAGAGTAAGTTCCCTATTGTGGTTGTGTCTCATGGTTACACAGGATACCGCACATTAATGTACTACTTAGGTGAGCACCTTGCTTCCCATGGGTATGTTGTGGCGGCCATCGACCACACTGACTCTACTAATAAAGATGTTAATTTTGCAGAAAACCCTTATTCAGGTTTTCCTAGCACCTTACTCAACCGTTCAAGAGACCAAGTGTTTACCTTAAATGCTGTTACCGATAGTGAATTCTTCAACGCTAGCGTGGATGCGACTAAAGCCGGCGTTATCGGCTATTCAATGGGGGGCTTTGGCGCTGTAAGTACCGTTGGGGGGTGCTATGCTTTTAACGACGAGGCGGCGGCTACTTTTACGGGTACTAAAGATCCAGCGGTTATCGCGTTAGTCAAACAAGCGTTAAATACCTGCGCGGGTGGAAAGGCTAGCAGTGACGATACATTAAGTGCCTGGAAGGCCGCATTAGCCCTTGCACCGTGGGGCGGTCAGCACCAAATATTTGACGTGGATTCCCTTAATAATATAAACGTACCTGTTTTATACGTAGCAGGGGACAACGATGATATTTCAGGCTACGACGGAATTCGTTGGTTGTTCGAAAATACGGGAAGCAAAGACAGCAAGCTACTCACCATTAAAAACGCACGTCATAATGTGGCTCCCCATCCGGCACCTAAGGAAGCATTTGGCAACGAATTTGATATTGGTTCTTACCTCGAGCCCGCTTGGGATACACAAAAGCTAAATGCTATTAACGAGCACTTTGCGTTGGCATTGATGAATTGTCATGTGAAGGATATGGCTGAGTTTTGTGATTACCTCAATGTAAAGGGCAGTAGCGACCAAGTACTTGTTGAAGGGAAAAAGCCTACTCCTTGGAAAGGCTTCGACGACCGTTGGGCACTTGGGCTCGTCGTTGAAGGTAAATAGAACACATGTGCTAATGGCGACATAAAGCAAACCATAGGAAGGGCGTTAAGCGCCCTTTTTCATTTTTATTCATCGACCTTCCTTCCTATTTCCTCATTCCTTTGTCGCGTGTTCCGACGTGTTTGCGCAACGCTAGCATTTTGTTACAGAAAGCATTTTAATTTATAGACGGGCTAACGTAGATTAGAAAAAGCGCGAATGTGCAACCTATGAAGATGTCTCACGCCATGGTGTGAACAGTTGCTCGACTATACTTAATCAAAGGATGTGATATGAACCTAAAGAAATTAGCGATACCGCTTTTGTGTGTCACTACATTGTCTGCTTCATCTATGACTGTGGTTGCTTCGACCGCCGAGACTAACCAGCAAAGCCAGCAAACGGTAGATTTCGAATGGCTTTTTCAGCAAGGTGCTTTCGAAAAAATTATTGAGGCACTTAGCGAAATAAAAAATAAAACACCCGAACAACACAACATGCTTGTTTCTGCACTTATGAACACGGATTTAGATGATGCAGAAGAGGCATCAGAGCGCTTTATAAGGGCCTATTCTAATGACTATAGGGCGTATCATACCCATGCGAGCGTCATGGGGGCGCAAGCTTCAAGCAGTATTTTTTCTGCTTTAGGTTATGCAAAAAAAGCCAAGCAGAGCCTAGAACAAGCGGTTGAAATAGCCCCCGATGAAATTGCTGTTTATCAAGCACTAATGCAATTTCATCTTATGGCGCCTTCTATCGCCGGTGGCGACATTGATGAGGCAAAAAAACTCGCGCAACATATTGCAACACTGGACGACATTGAAGGGCAATTTGCTTTAGCAAAAGTGTACTTAGAAGATGACCAAGAAGGTGAAGCGAAAACACTCTACGCCCCTTTATTGGAAAGGGACGATACGCAAATACGCGCCCGTTTTGAACTTGGGAATTACTACTTAACTGACGAGCAGTTTCAGGCGTCCTATGACATTCTGCTCCCCCTTTCTGCTATGCAGGTGCCTGTCGTTGATAAAGCGGATAACGAGCAGTGGGATAAGTACGAAGAAAGCATGAGCCGGCTGCTGTATGGCAAATACCGACTAGGCCAGGTTGCGGTTAAAAGTGGTCAATATACGCAAGAGGGTATTCAGGCCCTTAAACGTTATCTGCAAGAGTATGACGATACCATCATCGACACCCAAAGCCTTCCCACACCGAGTTGGGCTAAGTTACGTTTAGCTGAATTACTGCTTAACGCCAACGCGCTAAGTGAGGCCGAAGACCTCATAAAGCAAATTGGCGAAGATGACGACAAGAACTTTTCGAAAATTCTTAAACAACTCAAAAAAGAGTTAAAAAAACGAGCGGCGGTGTAATACCGCACAGCTCGCTTACTCGCATTTTCTCTATGTAGCGCTTAGAAAGCCATAGCGTTTAGAAAACTACAGGGCTTTAACAGTATAAATCAGGGCTGTCTGTGGGAAGAGTACCGGCAGCTGCATACCGTATTGCATCAATACTTCGCCAGAGAATACGTGCCCTTCGGTTTGTTGCAAAATAGACGGTGTGTATTCTTTTAGCTTCTCAGGCCATACACGCTCAATGGTGTATTGCTTATTAGCATCGAGACCTGCGAAGTAGAAACGGTTCGGCGTAGTGCGTACGGTTTCTGTAACACTATTATAAGCAAAAATGCCTTCCTGTTTGTCTTTAGACACATAACCAAATTTCACATTCATGCCGTCATCGTCCATGCGGAATAGGTCGCCGCCGTGGGTAATATGACGATATTTCTTATAAAGCGAAATGGCATCGGTTAACACTTTTTGTTCGTGCTCTGTTAGTTCACGTGGGTCCATTTCTATACCCATATGCCCAAACAACGCTACTGCTGAACGAATTTCAATAGGTAGGTTTCGCCCGGTAATGTGACAGTCACGTGGGCCCACATGCGCGCCCATCACTTCAGATGGGAAGAAATAAGAACAACCCCGCTGAATGTAAAGGCGATCGAGTGCGTCGTTTGAATCTGACGTCCAGAATCGGTCTGTGTGAGGTAATATCCCTAGATCTACGCGACCACCACCAGAGCAGCAACTTTCAATTTCAACACCAGAATGCGCGGCTTTTACACGGTCAATCAGGCCATACAGCGCAGCCATTTGACCATGCATTGCGGGTTTCCCTTGTAGGTTGCCCGGGTGGTTTACGTCGCGGTTCATGTCCCATTTGATGTAGCTGATTTTTGGGTACGCTTTTAGTACGTCGGTAATAACCTTATACAGGTATTCCACGACCTCAGGGTTGGTTAAATCTAAAACGTATTGATTTCGGAAGGGAACATGGGGGTTGTTCTCAGTTTGTAGCGCCCATTCAGGATGCGCGCGATACAAGTCGCTATCAGGGTTAACCATTTCTGGCTCAAACCAAATGCCGAATTCCATGCCAAGGCCAGTAACATGGTCGATTAGCCCATCTAAGCCTTGAGGATAAATGGTTTCGTCAACAAACCAATCACCTAAGCCTGCTTTGTCGTGTCGACGGCCTTTGAACCAACCATCGTCCAACACAAAGCGCTCAATGCCTAGCGGCGCTACTTTATTAGCAAGTGCCTTTAATGTGTCTTCGTCATGGTCAAAGTAGATGCCTTCCCATGTATTGTAGTGCACAGGACGGGGTTTAGACTCTGCGCTATGGCTCAGAACTTTGCTGCGAATAAAGTTGTGGAATTGCTGAGATAGAGACGAGAAGCCTTGGTCCCCGTAGCCTACATATAATACCGGAGAGGTATAACTGTCACCCGATTGCAATACCACTTCACCTGGAAACAGGAGTTCACCAAACTGCACGTAGCTTCTTCCATCAGCCATCAACTCTGCGCGCAATTTGTGGTTGGCTGACGCGCCTAGGTGAAAACCAAAACATTCACCTTGAAGTTCACCTGTATGTTGTGGGAATGCAATTAAACCGGGAAAGGTGTCGTGGGAGGTTTTACCTCGACGGTTTTCTCGTACATAGCTTCCGAAGAATAAGTCATGATCTTTGGTTTGGAATTCAGCAGACCAACGACCTTCGAAAGTTTTAATTTTACTAACCGTAGTGGGAAGTGGAAGGCTTGCAGCATTCAGGTAGTTGAGGTTTAGCGCGCTGCTGCCAGTGTTTTCAACACGAGATACATATTTAACCACACTGGTATCTGTATCGAGTTCCGCCGTTGTAATAAGGCGCATACCGCGGTGCGCATCTTCAGCAGTGAAGGACACCGATTGACCGTCTTGGTTTATGTTCACCAAAATAAAGCCTGCTGACCATTGATCTGCATCGCCAGATATTTCTAGCCCGGGCTGACCGGTCCACCCTTCACCATGGGTAGGAACCAGCGTGACGGGCGGCTCGATAACGGGGGCGCATTTTGCTTCTTGGCGAGTATTTAAAACGCTAAGCATTTCTGGCGTGGTGGCCTCACTTAGGGTCGCCCCATAATAAATCACCTTTGGCATTCTGCCTGTGCAATCGAAGGTAAGTGAAACCCGTGAATTCTTTAAACTAACAAACTGGGGTAATGAAGACATATGCTCCTCGCGTTAATTGCGCCGCCTATAAGTGTGGCGGTCATGTATAACATAGATAATACGGTTAATTAAGATTTGCGCTAGTTCGCTTACATGCTTTGGGTTAAACGTTTACATTTTTGAGATTAGTCACTGCTTAAATTTAATCTTTCGCTAGTTTTAAACTCACTTTCACTGCGCTGTTCTCGTGGTGTTGGCTCAGTTGTACTAGGCGATTGTATTGCCTTAACGACAGCATCATTGCGTGAATGGCAATCAGCACGCCTTGTTCGTGTAATTCCACGACGGTATCTTTTTCCAATTCGGCTAGACGGGTTTCATCTATGGTAAGCAGGTCATTTGAGACGACTTCTTGCCCATCTTGTAAGGTGAGTGTGGTTGAAAGGGGCGTGAGTAAATTCAGATTTGCGATTATCTCTATAAACGCCTTCGCCTGTTGTTGGCCAGATACTAAGTTTGACAGAATACTTTGATAGTGTTTCAGCAAGCTGGTTGGCTGACCATCGGAAGAAAATAGGCGGGTGGAAGGCGTCGCTTGCTGGCTCACTCTCTCATCGGCGTCATTGATGAGTACCCTTAATGATTGGTTGTCTAGGGCGTAATTAAAAGGATGCGATTGAATACTTAAAGGAATCGCATGGCCTAGCCACTGCGCTTTCCCACAAAATAAATTATCAAAAGGCGCCATGCCCACCACAGCAGCTAAAGTGTACTCTGGCTTTGTGTGATTCACGATGACAATAGGCATGCAGCCGCTTAAACTGGCTATTTCGTTAAAGCCTATAGTAACCAAGTTAAATGCACGGGCATGAGAAAAACCAGGATCCTGGGTAATGCCCGTATCTTTATGCTGTTGCGTATCTAGAGTGACGTAAGAAGGTCGTGTCATAACTGCTCACTAAGATTGGAAAAAGCTTTCAACTAACCCTCGATGGGAAGGAAGACGCTCTTTTAGTTGGCCAATGAGTGTTTGGTTTAATTGCCCTTGTTTCGTGGCAAAGTTGTGGTGCTTTAGCGAGCGTTCTGTGGTGCTCATATCCCAATTGAAATCGGTTTTAGGCCCCATACCATACAATATGTAGCGGTAACTCTGTGCACTAAACGCTTCGTTTGCTTGAGGAAAATCACTGTCGAGTATAGGCCGATAGCGCCATTCTTCAAGCAAGTCTGCCAATCGTTCGGGAATACTTCCTCGCTGTTTATTGTCTTGCCAAAATGCTTCGGGCCGGTTGCTCAAAACGTAATGGAGTTTTAAAAATTCGATGGTGCGTTCCCACAAATAAGTCAACCGGCTATTAAAACGCTGGCTGACCTTCGACATTATTGTCGTATTGGCCGGTAGCTGCTCGGCCAGTAGCATTGCACTTTGCTCAATTAGCATTAGTGACGAGGCTTCAAGGGGTTCTAAAAATCCGCTAGAGAGGCCAATGGCTACACAGTTGTTGTGCCAAAACGTTTCTCGATAGCCTGTTTTGAATTGAATTTCCCTAAATGCATCCGGGGTAGCCATAGAAGGGGCTACTTGAGACAAATAGCGAGAGAGCGTGTCCGCTGCGCGATCTACATCTTGGTGCTCTCGAGAAAATACATAACCTGTGCCCCGCCGGTGTTGTAAGCCAATATCCCAAATCCAGCCTGCTTCTTGCGCCGTTGAAAGAGTATGACACGGGATAGGGGCGGTCTCGTTTTCAAAAGGGGCCTGACACACTAAAGCGCTGTTGGCAAATAGGTGATGGCTGGCGTCTTTTAGTTTAACGCCTAATGCTTTGTTAATGAGCAGCCCAGAAAAACCAGAGCAATCAACAAATAGGTCACCCTCTATCTTTCCCGATTGCTGGGTCTGTAAACTTACAATTCCCGCTTCAGGTGAATCTGCTTGGGTATTAACCTGTGTCACTTTATCAACAAGGTGGGTCACACCCAGTCGATTTACACAATGGCGTCGCAGTAACGAAATAAACTGCCCAGCATCTAGATGATACCCATAGTTGGCAGTAAAACTTTGTTTACCATGTGCCGTTAACTTAGGCGCAAGCCCTGCGTCACACAATGCGGGCTGGAAACATACATCTTGCGCATAGTGGCTGTGTGTTTGTGCTGTGGTTAACCAGTACGGGGTGATATCTAACGTAGCAGAACCTTGCGGTGCGCTAAAAGGGTGATAATAACTGTTGTCTTGATTGCGCCCGTTATCGCTATACCAATTCACAAACTTACTGGCTTGCTTAAACGTGGCGCTGGCTTGGGTAACGAGTTCAGCCTCTGAAATACCTATGGTCGCCAGCGTGCGGCGCATAGTAGGCCAAGTGCCTTCCCCCACCCCAATAGGCGGAACAGCATCAGATTCAATAACGGTAACGGATAAGCGTTGCCCGTTATTGTCCGCACCACTGTGAGTAGCGGCAAGCAGACCGGCAGTTAACCAACCCGCTGTGCCACCACCCACAATGACAATGCGATTAACCTCACTCATCATGTATTAGCCTATATCAAAACCTGTGAATGGCCGCTTATTGGGCGGCGGAGTCTTCATCAATAAGTCGACCTCGCCATTGCGCACTTTGTTTGAAGACGACCTTGTTCAATATAAGTGCAAGCGCTATACAGCAAACAAGGGTGACTAGCATTAAATGAATATAGTGCAGGCCAAATGGTGCGTGTACAAAGCTAAAGTAAGCGTAAAGGAGCACACCGAAAATCACCGAGGCAATCCCCGCATTTGCATTCACGTTGTTAAACAGCAGCCCAACGATAAAGATAGACAATATAGGCATGCTTAATAAACCGAATAACTGTTGCAGTAGGTTAATGATGCTCTCTGCTTGCGCATAAACTGGCACCATAAGTAACGACACCACAGTAAGAAGAGCGGTAACGATGCCGCTCAATCTGGCAACGTTAGGCTTTTTGTCAACGTATGCTTCATGAATATCACACACATAAAGGGCCGTCGCTGAGTTTAAGTTACTGTTATAGGTTGTTAGTACAGCGGCGGCTAAGGCCGCGGCGAACACGCCAGATAACCAGTCTGGCAGTACATCGCCCACTAGCGTACCGTAAGCCGCATCGTTGATATCACCATACAGCTTAAAAGAGATAATTCCCGGCACCACAATAATGGTAGGGACGATGATAAAACGGATAATGGCTGCGGCGTAAACCCCTTTTTGAGCCTCTTTTAAGTTAGGTGCTGCCATAGCACGCTGTGTAATAACTTGGTTAGTACTCCAGTAAAAGGTTTGGATGAAAATCATACCGGTTAACAGCGTGTGCCATGGAAGGGGAGAGTCGTTATCGCCAATTAACGTAAGACGCTCAGCGGGTATGCCGGAAAAGTCAAAATCAATGGCAAACAGTGCAAGTACCACAACAACAATGGCCATGGTCAGCAATAAAATGCCGGAATAGGTATCTGACACGGCTACCGCACGTAAGCCACCGAATATGGCGTAAAAAGCGCCAATAAGGGCAAATGCGGTGGCGACGTACATAAGAGGGATATCAACATTGAACATGTTGATCATGAACAGCGAACCTGAGTAGATAACCGCTGGCATAAAAATAAAGCTGCTCCCTAGGAAGAAAAGCAAGCCAATTAAGGCGCGGATGTGCTTATTGTTATAGCGCATCTCTAGTAATTCTGTGGTGGTAGTACACTGATAATGGTAATACACGGGTAAAAACACCCGAGCCAAGATGATAAGACCTGCCACCGCGGCAAATTCCCACCATGCGAGTAATGCCATCTGATTACCATTCATGCCCACGAGTTGGTCGGTACTTAAGTTCGTTAATGTAATAGAGCCAGCAACAAATATCCAAGTAAGCCCACCGCCCGCGAGAAAATATTCTTTGTTTTCGCTCGCTTTACTGTGGCCATGGCCACGACATTTCAGGTAGGTAAGCAAGCCGATGAGTGCGGTAATGAAAATAAAAACTAAAAGTTGGGTTAAGCTGCCAGACACGTAAAACTCCTCAGCAGTAAAAGACAAAAAGGGGGCAAGAGAGCCCCCTTTACTTTCTTCGTTTAATTAGAAGCTAGCACGTACACCTACAGCGTAACGTGAGCCATCAGCAACTTGCTGAACAAAATGTTCAGATAGACGGCCGCGACGGGTAAGCTCTTCATCAGTGATGTTAATACCTTCAAAGAACACGGTGAAGGTTTCATTTACATCGTAGCTTACACTCATGTCTACTTGGGTGTAAGTTTCCGTGAAGCGAGGTTCTGTGCCACCTAGTGAACTTACCGCTTCTTGCATAAAGGTTTCACGGTTGTTAAGCGCTACACGGGCTTGGAAAGCATCTTTTTCGTAGAACACCGTAATGTTCTGCGAGTTACCTAAGCCAGGTAGGCTAAACTCTGAATCAGAATCCACAATGGTGGCGTTGGCTTGAATACCAAAACCGTTTTCAAGTGTATGTAACCAAGCTAGCTCTAAACCATCAACTTCAAGGGTTTCACCATTACGTGGGCGAAGTACGCTAAATACATATTCACCGCTGTCGAGGAACAATGACTCATCAGCCGTATCCGACGAGATGAAATCTTCTACTTCCTTGTTGAACGCCGCGGCAGAGAAGTAGCTAGTGTCATCGTAGTACCATTCTAGTGATACATCCCAGCTCGTTGCTTTATAAGGTTCAAGTTCAGTATTACCGGCTTGTGCCTGCAAGTTGCCTGGACGGGAAACCGTCACGTTAAACACAGGTACTAAGTCGTCCATCATTGGACGAGTCAGTGTTTGAGAGTATGCATAACGCAAGTACACATCGTCAGTCAGTTGTAGTTTAACGTTTACATTAGGCAGTAACGACGAATAGCTATTCGTTTCGTTAACCGGCTCACCTGCGTCAGTTTCATATACCACGTTCAAATCAGACGGATCGTTTGGAATTGGCTCAAGATCTTTCACCACTTGGCTGGTTCCGTCCACTGAGGTATCGGTTTGGCTGTAACGGAAGCCAAAGTTGATATCTAGCGGCATTTCAGACACTTCGGTAGAGAAGTAGAACTGCGCATACGCGCTAAGAATTTCTTCACCTACCACATAGGAATCGTTGCTTGGCTGAGGATCAGCAATGTTAGTTGCATCTACAGCGTCGCGGACGGTATCAAAGTCTAGCCCTGTTGCATCAGCAATTTGTTGTACTGCTTCATCAGAGGTAGCGTAATCAAAAAAGGCTTCTGGGTCGTAGGTTAACCACTGATTTGGTACGCCACTGAAATAGTTTTCAGCAGTAAATACAGACAGTAACTCATCGGGGAAATCAAAGGTGTAACCACAGTAAATGTCACAACCAGAGGCGAAACGGCGTGTATTTGTTTTCTCACGATCTTGGTAATAAAGGCCAAAGTCAGCTTTATAGAAAGCGTTGTCTGAATCAGGCACCCACGTGAAATCTGCGCGGTACTCTGAAATGGTATCTTCAGTGTCAAACCCATTTCTTTCGTTGTAGTGCATGCGACCTAACGATGGGTCTTGAAGGGCTGAGTCGCCGCCAGCAACCGTTAAGGTAGGTGTGGTACCTGAATAATCAACACTGTACTCGTTGTTATAACCGATAACCGTGAAGAAGTTGTCACCACCACTATTGTCTTCTGCTGTCGAGGTTGATACATCAATGGTGGCCGTTAAGTTATCATTAACTAGCCACTCGAAATTGGCACCAAACGCTTGAATTTCAACGTCACGGCCGTAACGACGACGGATAAAGTCAGTGGCGCCACCCACGCCGTCAACCACGGTACTTGTCACGCCAGTTAAGCTACCGTTGTCATTGAAAGTCATATCATCAAGGTTACTATCAGAGAACCAGTGCCCCACACTATGAGCATCCGAATCCACTTCAAACTTTGAATAGAGACCGTCTAGGGTTAGGGTCATGTCGTCATTCGGCGCATATTGAACAACCAAGTTACCCGACGTTCTTTCACGGTCCACAAGGTCAACAATTTGGTCGAAGTTTTGCGGAACATACACACCATTGTACTGGGCATTGTCCGCGTAATCTGGGTTATCTAACTGAGAACGATCAGTAATGCTCACTTCAGGACGCCAGTAACGAGTTTCTAGCATGTTCGTTTGTAGCTTACGTTGCTGGAACGACGCAGCGGCTAGCACACCTAACTTGCCGTCTAAGAAGGTATTCGTTACCAACCCTGATAGTTGCGGGGTGGTTTCTTCAGAAATATCTTCGTACATACCTTTAACGCTAGCTACAGCTTTAAAGCCGTCAAAGGCAAATGGGCGAGCGGTAGTCACTTCAACCGTAGAGCCGATACCGCCTTCTTGCATAGAAGCCAATGGGCTTTTATATACTTTCGCGCCGCTAATTAATTCTGCGGGTAATGTGTCGAAGCTAAATGCGCGACCTTGGTTTTCAGTCGCAATTTGGCGACCGTTAACGAGTACCGTGTTAAAATCGGGGCCGAATCCACGGACAGTGATATATTGACCCTCACCACCTGAACGGTCAATGGCAACACCTGTAATACGTT is from Alteromonas australica and encodes:
- a CDS encoding TonB-dependent receptor, which gives rise to MTHKINTSQLGPIARRSLLGVAIASALHAPMAFAQEANTADDQVEVIEVKGFTSSLKASMLDKKASDVVYDGITAEDLGKFPDQNVAESLQRITGVAIDRSGGEGQYITVRGFGPDFNTVLVNGRQIATENQGRAFSFDTLPAELISGAKVYKSPLASMQEGGIGSTVEVTTARPFAFDGFKAVASVKGMYEDISEETTPQLSGLVTNTFLDGKLGVLAAASFQQRKLQTNMLETRYWRPEVSITDRSQLDNPDYADNAQYNGVYVPQNFDQIVDLVDRERTSGNLVVQYAPNDDMTLTLDGLYSKFEVDSDAHSVGHWFSDSNLDDMTFNDNGSLTGVTSTVVDGVGGATDFIRRRYGRDVEIQAFGANFEWLVNDNLTATIDVSTSTAEDNSGGDNFFTVIGYNNEYSVDYSGTTPTLTVAGGDSALQDPSLGRMHYNERNGFDTEDTISEYRADFTWVPDSDNAFYKADFGLYYQDREKTNTRRFASGCDIYCGYTFDFPDELLSVFTAENYFSGVPNQWLTYDPEAFFDYATSDEAVQQIADATGLDFDTVRDAVDATNIADPQPSNDSYVVGEEILSAYAQFYFSTEVSEMPLDINFGFRYSQTDTSVDGTSQVVKDLEPIPNDPSDLNVVYETDAGEPVNETNSYSSLLPNVNVKLQLTDDVYLRYAYSQTLTRPMMDDLVPVFNVTVSRPGNLQAQAGNTELEPYKATSWDVSLEWYYDDTSYFSAAAFNKEVEDFISSDTADESLFLDSGEYVFSVLRPRNGETLEVDGLELAWLHTLENGFGIQANATIVDSDSEFSLPGLGNSQNITVFYEKDAFQARVALNNRETFMQEAVSSLGGTEPRFTETYTQVDMSVSYDVNETFTVFFEGINITDEELTRRGRLSEHFVQQVADGSRYAVGVRASF
- a CDS encoding SLC5 family protein, with amino-acid sequence MSGSLTQLLVFIFITALIGLLTYLKCRGHGHSKASENKEYFLAGGGLTWIFVAGSITLTNLSTDQLVGMNGNQMALLAWWEFAAVAGLIILARVFLPVYYHYQCTTTTELLEMRYNNKHIRALIGLLFFLGSSFIFMPAVIYSGSLFMINMFNVDIPLMYVATAFALIGAFYAIFGGLRAVAVSDTYSGILLLTMAIVVVVLALFAIDFDFSGIPAERLTLIGDNDSPLPWHTLLTGMIFIQTFYWSTNQVITQRAMAAPNLKEAQKGVYAAAIIRFIIVPTIIVVPGIISFKLYGDINDAAYGTLVGDVLPDWLSGVFAAALAAAVLTTYNSNLNSATALYVCDIHEAYVDKKPNVARLSGIVTALLTVVSLLMVPVYAQAESIINLLQQLFGLLSMPILSIFIVGLLFNNVNANAGIASVIFGVLLYAYFSFVHAPFGLHYIHLMLVTLVCCIALALILNKVVFKQSAQWRGRLIDEDSAAQ
- a CDS encoding tryptophan halogenase family protein; the encoded protein is MMSEVNRIVIVGGGTAGWLTAGLLAATHSGADNNGQRLSVTVIESDAVPPIGVGEGTWPTMRRTLATIGISEAELVTQASATFKQASKFVNWYSDNGRNQDNSYYHPFSAPQGSATLDITPYWLTTAQTHSHYAQDVCFQPALCDAGLAPKLTAHGKQSFTANYGYHLDAGQFISLLRRHCVNRLGVTHLVDKVTQVNTQADSPEAGIVSLQTQQSGKIEGDLFVDCSGFSGLLINKALGVKLKDASHHLFANSALVCQAPFENETAPIPCHTLSTAQEAGWIWDIGLQHRRGTGYVFSREHQDVDRAADTLSRYLSQVAPSMATPDAFREIQFKTGYRETFWHNNCVAIGLSSGFLEPLEASSLMLIEQSAMLLAEQLPANTTIMSKVSQRFNSRLTYLWERTIEFLKLHYVLSNRPEAFWQDNKQRGSIPERLADLLEEWRYRPILDSDFPQANEAFSAQSYRYILYGMGPKTDFNWDMSTTERSLKHHNFATKQGQLNQTLIGQLKERLPSHRGLVESFFQS